Proteins encoded together in one Thermoanaerobaculum aquaticum window:
- a CDS encoding DUF4388 domain-containing protein, with amino-acid sequence MALTGDLRTLPFPEVIQLVARMGGTGVLRVRRGQVEKAVYFRKGAICSSSSNDPREFLGQYLLRMGLVDEEHLFQALLKQDQEHRPLGAILIELGLLAPDDLEKVLRQKAEETIYDLFLWDEGEFVFHEEPIPENLPVQLNLDVMGVLLEGARRSDEWERIRQVIPSPRTTFAPGPVPPADVTEARVVSLAAEGRTAAAISFELHCSDFDAFTLLASLVQKQVLQVKSPGAAERPGDTVGTVKKLLAKAKSAELAGRLEEAEEAYEAVLLINPVHVQARKALTALRERSLTPADPSAFNIPPLSPRPAETVPLDGVPRLAVDFSTVTRLELSPEEGYLLSRINGSWDVKSIVRLFPEGQAKALEILSQLEAKGLIRIDRQN; translated from the coding sequence ATGGCACTTACCGGCGACCTGCGAACCCTCCCCTTCCCTGAGGTCATCCAGTTGGTGGCCCGCATGGGGGGGACCGGGGTCCTGCGGGTTCGCCGCGGTCAGGTGGAAAAAGCCGTGTACTTCCGGAAAGGGGCCATTTGCTCCTCTTCCTCCAACGATCCCCGGGAGTTTTTAGGCCAGTACCTCTTGCGCATGGGGTTGGTGGATGAGGAACACCTCTTTCAAGCCCTCCTCAAGCAGGACCAGGAGCACCGTCCCTTAGGGGCCATCCTCATTGAGCTTGGCCTCCTTGCCCCTGACGATCTGGAAAAGGTGCTGCGACAAAAGGCCGAAGAAACCATTTACGACCTGTTCCTCTGGGACGAGGGGGAGTTCGTTTTCCACGAAGAACCCATCCCCGAAAACCTTCCGGTGCAGCTCAACCTGGACGTTATGGGCGTGCTCCTGGAAGGGGCCCGCCGCTCCGACGAATGGGAGCGGATTCGCCAGGTCATCCCCTCGCCCAGGACAACCTTTGCACCAGGGCCGGTGCCCCCTGCCGACGTTACCGAAGCGCGCGTGGTGTCGCTGGCGGCCGAAGGCCGCACTGCCGCAGCCATCAGCTTCGAACTGCACTGCTCCGACTTCGACGCCTTCACGCTGCTGGCTTCCCTGGTCCAAAAGCAGGTGCTGCAGGTGAAAAGCCCGGGCGCCGCCGAACGCCCCGGGGATACCGTGGGTACCGTCAAGAAGCTTTTGGCTAAAGCCAAAAGCGCGGAGCTGGCGGGAAGGCTGGAGGAAGCGGAAGAAGCCTACGAGGCAGTGCTGCTCATCAACCCCGTGCACGTGCAAGCCCGCAAGGCCCTCACCGCCCTGCGCGAGCGCTCCCTCACCCCCGCCGACCCCTCGGCCTTCAACATCCCCCCACTTTCTCCACGGCCAGCCGAGACGGTGCCCTTAGACGGCGTACCGCGTTTGGCGGTGGACTTCTCCACCGTCACGCGGCTGGAGCTTTCACCGGAAGAGGGTTACCTGCTCTCCAGAATTAACGGCAGTTGGGACGTCAAGTCCATCGTCAGGCTTTTCCCCGAAGGACAAGCCAAAGCCCTGGAGATCCTTTCCCAGCTTGAAGCCAAAGGTCTAATCCGAATTGATCGGCAAAACTAG